A genomic window from Salvia hispanica cultivar TCC Black 2014 chromosome 5, UniMelb_Shisp_WGS_1.0, whole genome shotgun sequence includes:
- the LOC125188451 gene encoding transcription factor PIF7-like isoform X2, giving the protein MSSISRCNRDRDVMELTWENGQLGLHELELNPTKSWGDHTLESIVNQATTTQQLNHQYSWDQDGKWSSMQAHQPSASQTGKRVRSETRGFPVEESACASASANFCRETDTTMMTWNSFESPRSLKTPRIHQDDDSLYQDCSENQGVTKGESCRSQSSARRSRAAAIHNLSERRRRDRINEKMKALQKLVPNASKTDKASMLDEVIEYLKQLQAQVHMMSNARNMPQMMMPLGMQQQLQMSLLARMGMGMNMFDVNNLTRNMPHSFPPLMNASTPTQFVSPPPFAMPSMVPPPTSLKANVDAAASSAPNPMPNFNEAYTTFLAQSINMEILNKMYRQQQSSQQPSKKPPASLSHPNDAQGG; this is encoded by the exons ATGAGTTCCATTTCCAG GTGCAACAGAGACAGAGATGTGATGGAACTAACATGGGAAAATGGGCAACTCGGGCTACATGAGCTTGAATTGAATCCAACAAAGTCATGGGGCGACCATACCCTAGAATCCATTGTCAACCAAGCTACAACCACACAACAACTAAACCACCAATATTCATGGGATCAAGATGGGAAATGGAGCTCCATGCAGGCTCATCAGCCTTCAGCTTCGCAAACCGGGAAAAGGGTGAGATCCGAAACTAGAGGTTTTCCGGTGGAGGAGAGCGCTTGCGCCAGTGCCAGCGCTAACTTCTGTAGGGAGACGGATACGACGATGATGACGTGGAATTCGTTCGAATCTCCAAGGAGTTTGAAGACTCCTAGGATTCACCAAGATGATGATTCTCTCTATCAAGATTGCTCG GAAAATCAAGGCGTGACCAAAGGGGAAAGTTGCCGCTCTCAATCATCGGCGAGGCGAAGTCGAGCTGCAGCCATACATAATCTCTCCGAAAgg AGACGTAGAGACAGAATCAACGAGAAGATGAAGGCTCTCCAAAAGTTGGTGCCCAATGCAAGCAAG acggaTAAAGCTTCGATGCTGGATGAGGTGATCGAATACTTGAAGCAACTTCAAGCACAAGTTCACATGATGAGCAATGCAAGAAACATGCCCCAAATGATGATGCCTTTAGGCATGCAGCAACAACTTCAGATGTCGTTGCTAGCACGCATGGGGATGGGAATGAACATGTTTGATGTCAATAATTTGACTCGAAACATGCCTCATTCCTTCCCTCCCCTTATGAATGCATCTACACCCACTCAATTCGTATCCCCACCGCCATTCGCCATGCCTTCCATGGTTCCTCCTCCAACATCGTTGAAAGCCAACGTTGATGCAGCCGCGTCTAGTGCCCCCAATCCCATGCCTAATTTCAACGAAGCATACACCACATTTCTTGCTCAA TCTATAAACATGGAAATCTTGAACAAAATGTACAGACAACAACAAAGCAGTCAGCAGCCATCAAAGAAACCTCCAGCCAGCTTGTCTCACCCGAACGATGCTCAAGGTGgatga
- the LOC125188451 gene encoding transcription factor PIF7-like isoform X1 yields the protein MSSISRCNRDRDVMELTWENGQLGLHELELNPTKSWGDHTLESIVNQATTTQQLNHQYSWDQDGKWSSMQAHQPSASQTGKRVRSETRGFPVEESACASASANFCRETDTTMMTWNSFESPRSLKTPRIHQDDDSLYQDCSENQGVTKGESCRSQSSARRSRAAAIHNLSERRRRDRINEKMKALQKLVPNASKTDKASMLDEVIEYLKQLQAQVHMMSNARNMPQMMMPLGMQQQLQMSLLARMGMGMNMFDVNNLTRNMPHSFPPLMNASTPTQFVSPPPFAMPSMVPPPTSLKANVDAAASSAPNPMPNFNEAYTTFLAQQSINMEILNKMYRQQQSSQQPSKKPPASLSHPNDAQGG from the exons ATGAGTTCCATTTCCAG GTGCAACAGAGACAGAGATGTGATGGAACTAACATGGGAAAATGGGCAACTCGGGCTACATGAGCTTGAATTGAATCCAACAAAGTCATGGGGCGACCATACCCTAGAATCCATTGTCAACCAAGCTACAACCACACAACAACTAAACCACCAATATTCATGGGATCAAGATGGGAAATGGAGCTCCATGCAGGCTCATCAGCCTTCAGCTTCGCAAACCGGGAAAAGGGTGAGATCCGAAACTAGAGGTTTTCCGGTGGAGGAGAGCGCTTGCGCCAGTGCCAGCGCTAACTTCTGTAGGGAGACGGATACGACGATGATGACGTGGAATTCGTTCGAATCTCCAAGGAGTTTGAAGACTCCTAGGATTCACCAAGATGATGATTCTCTCTATCAAGATTGCTCG GAAAATCAAGGCGTGACCAAAGGGGAAAGTTGCCGCTCTCAATCATCGGCGAGGCGAAGTCGAGCTGCAGCCATACATAATCTCTCCGAAAgg AGACGTAGAGACAGAATCAACGAGAAGATGAAGGCTCTCCAAAAGTTGGTGCCCAATGCAAGCAAG acggaTAAAGCTTCGATGCTGGATGAGGTGATCGAATACTTGAAGCAACTTCAAGCACAAGTTCACATGATGAGCAATGCAAGAAACATGCCCCAAATGATGATGCCTTTAGGCATGCAGCAACAACTTCAGATGTCGTTGCTAGCACGCATGGGGATGGGAATGAACATGTTTGATGTCAATAATTTGACTCGAAACATGCCTCATTCCTTCCCTCCCCTTATGAATGCATCTACACCCACTCAATTCGTATCCCCACCGCCATTCGCCATGCCTTCCATGGTTCCTCCTCCAACATCGTTGAAAGCCAACGTTGATGCAGCCGCGTCTAGTGCCCCCAATCCCATGCCTAATTTCAACGAAGCATACACCACATTTCTTGCTCAA CAGTCTATAAACATGGAAATCTTGAACAAAATGTACAGACAACAACAAAGCAGTCAGCAGCCATCAAAGAAACCTCCAGCCAGCTTGTCTCACCCGAACGATGCTCAAGGTGgatga
- the LOC125188452 gene encoding SNAP25 homologous protein SNAP33, with product MFGHKKFPLHRLSRHKSADPSDFPNHKTNPFESTDELKSVKGSTRTSSEPALVTPNFNSNPFDDDGDDVRGTSSSQSFFNSSRNKYKNDFRDSGGLESQTVEELENYAVYKAEDTTKSVNNCLKIAEDMRGEATNTLVMLHQQGEQITRTHATAADIEHDLSRGEKLLGSLGGMFSKTWKPKKNHAIKGPVISRGDPVHRKGNHLEQRERLGLSSASKERSSNARKPLVEPTDAFQKVEVEKGKQDDALVDLSNILGELKNMAIDMGSELEKQNPALERTEDDVDELVFRVKGANQRTRRLLGK from the exons atgttCGGTCACAAGAAGTTTCCCTTGCATAGGCTTTCAAGGCACAAGTCAGCTGACCCCTCTGACTTCCCTAATCATAAAACGAATCCATTCGAATCCACCGACGAGTTGAAATCCGTTAAAGGTTCTACAAGAACATCATCAGAACCTGCTCTGGTTACACCAAACTTCAATTCAAACCCctttgatgatgatggtgatgatgtTAGAGGAACCTCATCATCTCAGAGTTTCTTCAATTCCTCAAGGAACAAATACAAGAATGATTTCCGCGACTCTGGAGGATTAGAGAGCCAGACTGTAGAGGAACTTGAAAATTATGCAGTATATAAGGCTGAAGATACGACTAAATCTGTCAACAATTGCCTTAAGATTGCAGAGGACATGCGAGGAGAAGCCACCAATACTTTGGTTATGCTGCATCAACAGGGAGAGCAAATTACCAGAACTCACGCGACTGCTGCCGACATAGAGCATGACCTTAGTAGG GGGGAGAAGCTTTTGGGAAGTCTTGGGGGCATGTTCTCTAAGACATGGAAGCCGAAGAAGAATCATGCAATAAAAGGCCCTGTGATCAGTAGAG GTGATCCGGTGCATAGGAAGGGCAATCATTTGGAGCAGAGGGAAAGGCTTGGCTTGTCTTCGGCCTCTAAGGAAAGATCATCAAATGCACGTAAACCACTAGTCGAACCCACAGATGCCTTCCAGAAAGTTGAG GTTGAAAAAGGGAAACAAGACGACGCCCTCGTAGATCTAAGTAACATCTTGGGGGAGCTAAAGAATATGGCTATTGACATGGGATCAGAGCTTGAAAA GCAAAACCCAGCATTGGAACGCACCGAAGATGATGTAGATGAGCTGGTTTTCCGAGTGAAAGGTGCTAATCAGCGCACTCGGCGTTTGCTTGGGAAGTAG